In Salinarimonas sp., a genomic segment contains:
- the prmC gene encoding peptide chain release factor N(5)-glutamine methyltransferase: MIAAGTARGEALAALRRAFAEAGLDEPALDARILLTEAAGLSQHDLLARPEAPLSAQAATRLSGFAARRLAREPVWRILGQAEFWGLPFRLSAETLVPRPDTETLVETALALAPRPDPAILDLGTGTGCVLIALLHERPNARGVGIDRAEGACRTARDNARANGVGARAAFLAGDWAAALSPGARFDLVVSNPPYIPRGDIAGLAEEVRAHDPARALDGGADGLDAYRAILARGGDLLAADGVLALEVGAEQADAVARIGERQGLVPARIAHDLAGVARVVTFTAESAA; this comes from the coding sequence ATGATCGCCGCCGGGACCGCTCGCGGCGAGGCGCTCGCCGCCCTGCGACGGGCCTTCGCCGAGGCCGGCCTCGACGAGCCCGCGCTCGACGCGCGCATTCTCCTGACCGAGGCCGCCGGCCTTTCCCAGCACGACCTCCTCGCGCGGCCCGAGGCGCCTCTGAGCGCGCAGGCGGCGACGCGGCTCTCGGGCTTCGCCGCGCGCCGGCTCGCGCGCGAGCCGGTCTGGCGCATCCTCGGCCAGGCCGAGTTCTGGGGGCTGCCCTTCCGGCTCTCCGCCGAGACCCTGGTGCCGCGTCCCGACACCGAGACGCTGGTCGAGACGGCGCTCGCCCTGGCGCCGCGGCCCGACCCGGCGATCCTCGATCTGGGCACGGGGACGGGCTGCGTGCTGATCGCGCTTCTCCACGAGCGGCCGAACGCCCGGGGCGTGGGCATCGATCGCGCGGAGGGCGCCTGCCGCACGGCGCGGGACAACGCCCGTGCCAACGGCGTCGGCGCCCGCGCGGCCTTCCTCGCCGGCGACTGGGCGGCGGCGCTCTCGCCCGGCGCGCGCTTCGACCTCGTGGTCTCGAATCCGCCCTACATCCCGCGCGGCGACATCGCGGGCCTCGCCGAGGAGGTGCGCGCTCACGATCCGGCCCGCGCGCTCGACGGCGGCGCCGACGGGCTCGACGCCTATCGCGCCATCCTCGCGCGTGGCGGGGACCTTCTGGCCGCGGACGGCGTTCTCGCCTTGGAGGTCGGGGCCGAGCAGGCCGACGCCGTGGCGCGGATCGGCGAGCGACAGGGGCTCGTCCCGGCGCGGATCGCGCACGATCTCGCAGGAGTTGCGCGGGTCGTGACCTTCACGGCCGAGAGCGCGGCATGA
- the ptsP gene encoding phosphoenolpyruvate--protein phosphotransferase, giving the protein MRSAPGGPRVLLRKLREIMAEPISTQDRLDKIVVLIAANMVAEVCSVYVLRADQTLELYATEGLNRSAVHLTTMRAGEGLVGLIAREAEPLALSDAQTHPAFSYKPETGEEIYHGFLGVPILRAGNTLGVLVVQNRTMRTYTEEEIEAAQTTAMVLAEMVASGELQALAQPGADIALRRPLYLQGVSLAEGVGLGHVVLHEPRVVVKNLIAENPEGEVERLETAIKAVRASIDALIERGDVGGDGGEHREVLETVRMFAHDQGWLRRMREAVLTGLTAEAAVERVQSDTRARLLRQTDPYLRERLHDLDDLANRLLHQLVGRDFVAAASQLPDNAIIVARSMGPAALLDYDRARLRGVVLEEGGPTSHVAIVARALGLPAVGEVENVTSLVEPGDAIIVDGVAGEIQVRPRPDVESAYAEKARLRAKRQEQYRALRDVPCVTKDGAAIDLQLNAGLLVDLPHLEETGAKGVGLFRTEIQFMVAERMPSTAEQQKLYRAVLDQIGDDMPIAFRTLDIGGDKILPYMSQIEEENPALGWRAIRIGLDRPGLLRSQVRALLKASAGRACAIMFPMVATVDEFVRARDIVRREIAYLERHGHDLPTRTELGVMIEVPSLLFEIAEICREADFVSVGSNDLLQFLFAADRENRQVANRYDPLSVNALRALRSIVTSAADASCRVSVCGEVASRPLEALALIGLGYRILSMSPAAIGPVKAMLLATDAGAVAELIETELARAAPDASLRAALAQFAERHDIPV; this is encoded by the coding sequence ATGAGGAGTGCTCCCGGCGGTCCGCGCGTTCTGCTCCGCAAGCTCCGCGAGATCATGGCGGAGCCGATCAGCACGCAGGACCGGCTCGACAAGATCGTGGTTCTGATCGCGGCCAACATGGTGGCCGAGGTGTGCTCGGTCTATGTCCTGCGCGCCGACCAGACCCTCGAGCTCTACGCCACCGAGGGCCTCAACCGCTCCGCCGTCCACCTGACGACGATGCGGGCGGGGGAGGGCCTCGTCGGCCTCATCGCGCGCGAGGCGGAGCCGCTGGCCCTCTCCGACGCGCAGACGCATCCCGCCTTCTCCTACAAGCCGGAGACGGGCGAGGAGATCTATCACGGCTTCCTCGGCGTGCCGATCCTGCGCGCGGGCAACACGCTCGGCGTCCTCGTCGTGCAGAACCGCACGATGCGCACCTACACCGAGGAGGAGATCGAGGCGGCCCAGACCACCGCCATGGTGCTGGCGGAGATGGTCGCCTCGGGCGAATTGCAGGCGCTGGCCCAGCCAGGCGCCGACATCGCGCTGCGCCGGCCGCTGTACCTGCAGGGCGTCTCGCTGGCGGAGGGTGTCGGGCTCGGCCACGTCGTGCTGCACGAGCCGCGCGTCGTCGTGAAGAACCTCATCGCCGAGAACCCCGAGGGCGAGGTCGAGCGGCTCGAGACCGCGATCAAGGCCGTGCGCGCCTCGATCGACGCGCTGATCGAGCGCGGCGACGTCGGCGGCGACGGCGGCGAGCACCGGGAGGTTTTGGAGACCGTGCGCATGTTCGCGCACGACCAGGGCTGGCTGCGCCGCATGCGCGAGGCCGTGCTCACGGGCCTCACCGCCGAGGCCGCCGTGGAGCGTGTCCAGTCCGACACCCGCGCGCGGCTGCTGCGCCAGACCGACCCGTATCTGCGCGAGCGCCTGCACGACCTCGACGACCTCGCCAATCGCCTGCTGCACCAGCTCGTCGGGCGCGATTTCGTCGCCGCCGCCTCGCAGCTGCCGGACAACGCCATCATCGTCGCCCGCTCGATGGGCCCGGCCGCGCTCCTCGACTACGACCGCGCGCGCCTGCGCGGCGTGGTGCTGGAGGAAGGCGGGCCGACGAGCCACGTCGCCATCGTCGCCCGGGCGCTGGGCCTGCCCGCCGTGGGCGAGGTCGAGAACGTCACCTCGCTGGTGGAGCCGGGGGACGCCATCATCGTCGACGGCGTCGCCGGCGAGATCCAGGTGCGCCCGCGGCCCGACGTCGAGTCGGCCTATGCCGAGAAGGCGCGGCTTCGGGCCAAGCGCCAGGAGCAGTACCGCGCCCTGCGCGACGTGCCCTGCGTCACCAAGGACGGCGCGGCCATCGACCTGCAGCTCAATGCCGGCCTCCTGGTCGACCTGCCCCATCTCGAGGAGACCGGCGCCAAGGGCGTCGGCCTGTTCCGCACCGAGATCCAGTTCATGGTGGCCGAGCGCATGCCGTCCACCGCCGAGCAGCAGAAGCTCTATCGCGCCGTCCTCGACCAGATCGGCGACGACATGCCCATCGCCTTCCGCACGCTCGACATCGGGGGGGACAAAATCCTGCCCTACATGTCGCAGATCGAGGAGGAGAACCCGGCGCTGGGCTGGCGGGCGATCCGCATCGGGCTCGACCGGCCGGGGCTCCTGCGCAGCCAGGTGCGGGCGCTGCTCAAGGCGAGCGCCGGGCGCGCCTGCGCGATCATGTTCCCGATGGTGGCGACGGTGGACGAGTTCGTCCGCGCCCGCGACATCGTGCGGCGCGAGATCGCCTATCTCGAGCGCCACGGCCACGACCTGCCGACCCGGACCGAGCTCGGCGTCATGATCGAGGTGCCCTCGCTTCTCTTCGAGATCGCGGAGATCTGCCGGGAGGCGGATTTCGTCTCGGTGGGCTCGAACGACCTGCTGCAGTTCCTCTTCGCCGCCGATCGCGAGAACCGTCAGGTGGCGAACCGCTACGATCCGCTGAGCGTCAACGCGCTGCGCGCGCTCAGGAGCATCGTGACCTCGGCGGCCGACGCCTCCTGCCGCGTCTCCGTCTGCGGCGAGGTGGCGAGCCGGCCGCTCGAGGCGCTCGCGCTGATCGGGCTCGGCTATCGCATCCTGTCCATGTCGCCCGCCGCCATCGGGCCGGTGAAGGCCATGCTGCTCGCCACCGACGCCGGCGCCGTCGCGGAGCTGATCGAGACCGAGCTCGCCCGGGCCGCGCCGGACGCCTCCCTGCGCGCCGCCCTGGCGCAGTTCGCGGAGCGACACGATATCCCGGTCTGA
- the prfA gene encoding peptide chain release factor 1 — translation MTPSPPTERLDAIVARHAIITDTLASGPDADRVVALSRELSELDPVVAAIAAWRAARDNLAGIEALMRDPGTDPEMRALAEEEREEAQARLEAAAKALQLMLLPKDAADEKSAILEVRAGTGGDEAALFAGDLFRMYARYAEIHGWRVSVMSQSEGAVGGFKEIVAEIAGRGVFARLKFESGVHRVQRVPETEGGGRIHTSAATVAVLPEAEDVDLDLDESALRIDTMRSGGAGGQHVNKTESAVRITHEPTGIAVVVQEERSQHKNKARAMQLLRAKLYDLERTRSDAARAADRKAQVGSGDRSERIRTYNFPQGRVTDHRINLTLYKLDAVLSGEALDELVDALIAEHQAALLAADQE, via the coding sequence ATGACACCGTCGCCTCCGACCGAGCGCCTCGACGCAATCGTCGCGCGCCACGCCATCATCACCGACACGCTCGCGTCCGGCCCGGACGCGGACCGGGTCGTCGCGCTCTCGCGCGAGCTCTCCGAGCTCGACCCGGTGGTGGCGGCGATCGCGGCCTGGCGCGCGGCGCGCGACAACCTCGCCGGGATCGAGGCGCTGATGCGCGATCCCGGCACCGACCCGGAGATGCGCGCACTGGCCGAGGAGGAGCGCGAGGAGGCGCAGGCGCGCCTCGAGGCGGCGGCGAAGGCGCTGCAGCTCATGCTCCTGCCCAAGGACGCCGCCGACGAGAAGAGCGCCATCCTCGAGGTCCGCGCCGGAACCGGCGGCGACGAGGCCGCGCTCTTCGCCGGCGACCTGTTCCGGATGTATGCCCGCTACGCCGAGATCCACGGCTGGCGCGTGAGCGTGATGTCGCAGAGCGAGGGCGCGGTCGGCGGCTTCAAGGAGATCGTCGCCGAGATCGCCGGGCGCGGCGTGTTCGCCAGGCTCAAGTTCGAGAGCGGCGTGCATCGCGTCCAGCGCGTGCCGGAGACGGAAGGCGGCGGGCGCATCCACACCTCCGCGGCCACCGTCGCCGTGCTGCCCGAGGCGGAGGACGTCGATCTCGACCTCGACGAGAGCGCGCTGCGCATCGACACGATGCGCTCCGGCGGCGCCGGCGGCCAGCACGTCAACAAGACCGAATCGGCGGTGCGCATCACCCACGAGCCCACCGGCATCGCGGTGGTGGTGCAGGAGGAGCGCTCGCAGCACAAGAACAAGGCGCGCGCCATGCAGCTCCTGCGGGCCAAGCTCTACGATCTCGAGCGCACCCGCTCCGACGCCGCCCGCGCCGCCGACCGCAAGGCGCAGGTCGGCTCCGGCGATCGCTCGGAGCGCATCCGCACGTACAATTTCCCGCAGGGGCGGGTGACCGACCACCGCATCAACCTGACCCTCTACAAGCTCGACGCGGTTTTGTCCGGAGAGGCGCTGGACGAGCTCGTCGACGCGCTGATCGCCGAGCATCAGGCGGCGCTGCTCGCCGCCGACCAGGAATGA
- a CDS encoding aspartate kinase translates to MPRLVMKFGGTSVADLERIRNVARHVEREVKAGYDVAVVVSAMAGKTNELVGWCREASAIHDAREYDAVVASGEQVTSGLLAIVLQSMGVPARSWQGWQIPIEASGAHGAARIERIDGSKILSHFAERGEVAVVAGFQGVHAPTGRIATLGRGGSDTSAVALAAALDAERCDIYTDVDGVYTTDPRIVPKARRLDKVSYEEMLEMASLGAKVLQVRSVELAMLYGVKTYVRSSFDDPADPKPGTLICDEEDIVEQQTVTGIAYSKDEAQITLRRVADTPGVAAAIFVPLAEAGINVDMIIQVVSRDQTTTDITFTVPAGDYARARSLLEERQPAIGYESLAGATDVVKVSAIGVGMRSHAGVAAKAFKAFAEKGINIRAITTSEIKFSMLIDAAYTELAVRTLHSLYGLDAA, encoded by the coding sequence CCGGTTGGTGATGAAGTTCGGCGGCACCTCGGTTGCGGATCTGGAGCGGATCCGCAACGTGGCGCGGCATGTCGAGCGGGAGGTGAAGGCGGGCTACGACGTCGCCGTGGTGGTCTCGGCCATGGCCGGCAAGACCAACGAGCTCGTCGGCTGGTGCCGCGAGGCCTCCGCCATCCACGACGCCCGCGAGTACGACGCCGTGGTCGCCTCCGGCGAGCAGGTGACGTCGGGGCTCCTCGCCATCGTCCTGCAATCCATGGGCGTCCCGGCCCGCTCCTGGCAGGGCTGGCAGATCCCCATCGAGGCCTCCGGCGCGCACGGCGCGGCGCGGATCGAGCGCATCGACGGGTCGAAGATCCTCTCCCATTTCGCCGAGCGCGGCGAGGTCGCGGTGGTGGCCGGCTTCCAGGGCGTGCACGCCCCGACGGGGCGGATCGCGACGCTCGGCCGCGGCGGCTCGGACACGAGCGCGGTGGCGCTCGCCGCGGCGCTCGACGCGGAGCGCTGCGACATCTACACCGACGTGGACGGCGTCTACACCACCGATCCGCGCATCGTCCCGAAGGCGCGGCGCCTCGACAAGGTCTCCTACGAGGAGATGCTCGAGATGGCGAGCCTCGGCGCCAAGGTGCTGCAGGTGCGCTCCGTCGAGCTCGCCATGCTCTACGGCGTGAAGACCTACGTGCGCTCCAGCTTCGACGACCCCGCAGACCCCAAGCCCGGCACGCTGATCTGTGACGAGGAGGACATCGTGGAACAGCAGACCGTCACCGGCATCGCCTATTCCAAGGACGAGGCCCAGATCACGCTGCGGCGTGTGGCGGACACGCCGGGCGTCGCCGCCGCCATCTTCGTGCCCCTGGCCGAGGCCGGCATCAACGTCGACATGATCATCCAGGTCGTCTCCCGCGACCAGACCACGACGGACATCACCTTCACCGTCCCGGCCGGCGACTACGCCCGCGCGAGGTCCCTGCTCGAGGAACGCCAACCGGCGATCGGCTACGAGTCGCTCGCGGGCGCCACCGACGTGGTGAAGGTCTCCGCCATCGGGGTGGGCATGCGCAGCCATGCCGGCGTCGCCGCCAAGGCCTTCAAGGCCTTCGCCGAGAAGGGCATCAACATCCGCGCCATCACCACCTCCGAGATCAAGTTCTCCATGCTGATCGACGCGGCCTACACCGAGCTTGCCGTGCGCACGCTCCACTCGCTATACGGGTTGGACGCGGCCTGA